Proteins encoded in a region of the Neodiprion lecontei isolate iyNeoLeco1 chromosome 5, iyNeoLeco1.1, whole genome shotgun sequence genome:
- the LOC107218188 gene encoding macro domain-containing protein CT2219 isoform X1, whose protein sequence is MLPIKGLLKTRSLYLAKNFTPAALVQRLQRYSQQSSTTTGDIKMPFEVEKLKFLSMPSEEKRALYRKIANKNVVTLHQIPTWFEYWNSNKSCMKKSTWEEVGIVEHDLAKKVSLWTGDITSLEVDAIVNAANRSLRGGGGVDGAIHKMAGPTLKQESMTMAPCGVGEVRLTGAYALPANYVIHTVGPQDEEPNMLSKCYEQSLVLAQTHGFKSIAFPCISTGVYGFPQYKAAAVALGTVKKFLEDHDNVINRVIFCVFLDSDKTIYEELLQKFFALE, encoded by the exons ATGCTCCCTATTAAA GGATTGTTGAAAACACGTTCATTGTACctggcaaaaaatttcacaccgGCAGCTCTAGTCCAGCGGTTACAACGTTATTCTCAACAATCGTCCACAACTACCGGTGATATCAAAATGCCATTTGAGGTTGAGAAAC TTAAATTCCTCTCAATGCCATCAGAGGAGAAACGAGCATTGTacagaaaaattgcaaataagAATGTGGTTACATTACACCAAATTCCAACGTGGTTTGAATATTGGAACAGTAATAAGTCATGCATGAAGAAATCGACTTGGGAAGAAGTTGGAATAGTCGAACATGACTTGgcaaaaaaagtttcactttGGACTGGAGATATCACTTCTCTTGAAGTTGATGCTATCGTGAATGCTGCCAATCGTTCTCTCCGGGGAGGGGGTGGAG TTGATGGAGCAATCCATAAAATGGCCGGTCCAACACTCAAGCAAGAATCTATGACAATGGCGCCCTGTGGGGTTGGAGAAGTTAGATTAACCGGCGCCTATGCTCTCCCAGCTAATT ACGTAATCCATACCGTCGGACCTCAGGATGAGGAACCAAATATGCTTAGTAAGTGTTACGAGCAGAGCCTTGTGCTGGCACAAACACATGGTTTTAAAAGTATTGCATTTCCTTGCATATCAACCGGCGTTTACGGATTCCCGCAATATAAAGCAGCTGCAGTCGCCCTGGGAACAGTAAAAAAGTTCCTAGAAGACCACGACAATGtt ATCAACCGGGTTATATTTTGTGTGTTTTTGGACTCAGATAAGACGATTTACGAAGAATTATTGCAGAAGTTCTTTGCATTGGAATAA
- the LOC107218188 gene encoding macro domain-containing protein CT2219 isoform X2, producing the protein MPSEEKRALYRKIANKNVVTLHQIPTWFEYWNSNKSCMKKSTWEEVGIVEHDLAKKVSLWTGDITSLEVDAIVNAANRSLRGGGGVDGAIHKMAGPTLKQESMTMAPCGVGEVRLTGAYALPANYVIHTVGPQDEEPNMLSKCYEQSLVLAQTHGFKSIAFPCISTGVYGFPQYKAAAVALGTVKKFLEDHDNVINRVIFCVFLDSDKTIYEELLQKFFALE; encoded by the exons ATGCCATCAGAGGAGAAACGAGCATTGTacagaaaaattgcaaataagAATGTGGTTACATTACACCAAATTCCAACGTGGTTTGAATATTGGAACAGTAATAAGTCATGCATGAAGAAATCGACTTGGGAAGAAGTTGGAATAGTCGAACATGACTTGgcaaaaaaagtttcactttGGACTGGAGATATCACTTCTCTTGAAGTTGATGCTATCGTGAATGCTGCCAATCGTTCTCTCCGGGGAGGGGGTGGAG TTGATGGAGCAATCCATAAAATGGCCGGTCCAACACTCAAGCAAGAATCTATGACAATGGCGCCCTGTGGGGTTGGAGAAGTTAGATTAACCGGCGCCTATGCTCTCCCAGCTAATT ACGTAATCCATACCGTCGGACCTCAGGATGAGGAACCAAATATGCTTAGTAAGTGTTACGAGCAGAGCCTTGTGCTGGCACAAACACATGGTTTTAAAAGTATTGCATTTCCTTGCATATCAACCGGCGTTTACGGATTCCCGCAATATAAAGCAGCTGCAGTCGCCCTGGGAACAGTAAAAAAGTTCCTAGAAGACCACGACAATGtt ATCAACCGGGTTATATTTTGTGTGTTTTTGGACTCAGATAAGACGATTTACGAAGAATTATTGCAGAAGTTCTTTGCATTGGAATAA